A window from Terriglobales bacterium encodes these proteins:
- the aroB gene encoding 3-dehydroquinate synthase: MPIVKVQLEPRPYDVVIEAGLLLRAGEWIQAALDGPPASCFVVTVPPVRRRWGKPLAASLKKAGLTPVFLDMPDGERAKTMATIERLAAQLVKRGADRQSVLIALGGGVVGDVTGFLASIYMRGVAVVQMPTTLLAQVDAAIGGKTGVNLPAGKNLLGSFWQPRAVLADPGVLATLPEREYRAGLFEALKCGVIRNPAIFEFMEKERERLLRRDPGALEWLITESARVKAVVVAADERESGLRRILNFGHTFGHALEAEGGYRRYLHGEAVAWGMVAAAMLAVANPRLDAETASRILAAVLAYGPLPPITESPAKLLARLHADKKTVRGAVHFVLPRALGAVEVVSGVPEGQLRQVLEQVRALSRVKR, from the coding sequence GTGCCCATCGTCAAAGTCCAACTCGAGCCCCGGCCTTACGACGTGGTGATCGAGGCAGGCCTGCTGCTGCGCGCCGGGGAGTGGATCCAGGCGGCGCTGGATGGCCCGCCCGCAAGCTGTTTCGTGGTGACCGTGCCGCCGGTGCGGCGGCGCTGGGGCAAGCCGCTGGCTGCGTCGCTGAAGAAGGCGGGCCTGACGCCAGTCTTTTTGGACATGCCCGACGGCGAGCGCGCCAAGACCATGGCCACAATCGAGCGCCTGGCGGCGCAACTGGTGAAGCGCGGCGCCGACCGCCAGTCGGTGTTGATCGCGCTGGGCGGCGGGGTGGTGGGCGACGTCACCGGCTTCCTGGCTTCCATCTACATGCGCGGGGTCGCCGTCGTGCAGATGCCGACCACGCTGCTGGCGCAGGTGGACGCCGCCATCGGCGGCAAGACCGGCGTGAATCTGCCCGCGGGCAAGAACCTGCTGGGCAGCTTCTGGCAGCCACGCGCGGTGCTGGCCGACCCCGGCGTGCTCGCCACCTTGCCCGAGCGCGAGTACCGCGCCGGGCTCTTCGAGGCGCTGAAGTGCGGCGTGATCCGCAATCCCGCCATCTTCGAGTTCATGGAGAAGGAGCGGGAGCGGTTGCTGCGGCGCGACCCCGGCGCGCTGGAGTGGTTGATCACGGAGTCGGCGCGGGTGAAGGCGGTGGTGGTGGCCGCGGACGAGCGCGAGAGCGGGCTGCGGCGCATCCTCAACTTCGGCCACACCTTCGGGCACGCGCTCGAGGCCGAGGGCGGCTACCGCCGCTACTTGCACGGCGAGGCGGTGGCCTGGGGCATGGTGGCGGCGGCCATGCTGGCGGTCGCCAACCCGCGCCTGGATGCGGAAACCGCCAGCCGCATCCTGGCGGCGGTGCTCGCCTACGGGCCGCTGCCGCCGATCACCGAGTCGCCGGCGAAGCTCCTGGCGCGCTTGCACGCCGACAAAAAGACGGTGCGCGGGGCGGTGCACTTCGTCCTGCCGCGCGCCCTGGGCGCGGTGGAGGTGGTCTCCGGCGTGCCGGAAGGGCAGCTCCGCCAGGTGCTGGAGCAGGTGCGCGCGCTTTCGCGAGTCAAGCGGTGA
- a CDS encoding class I SAM-dependent methyltransferase, producing MSGTQPTSPARGTRPAGITDPKEAAQAVREMFTAIAPRYDLLNHLLSFNVDKLWWRRTARL from the coding sequence GTGAGCGGAACACAGCCAACCTCACCCGCGCGCGGCACTCGCCCCGCCGGCATCACCGACCCTAAGGAAGCGGCGCAAGCGGTGCGCGAGATGTTCACCGCCATCGCGCCCCGCTACGACCTGCTCAACCACCTGCTCTCCTTCAACGTGGACAAGCTGTGGTGGCGGCGGACGGCGCGCCTCTT